Proteins encoded in a region of the Flammeovirga yaeyamensis genome:
- the pxpB gene encoding 5-oxoprolinase subunit PxpB, protein MEIKQFGERALIIQFENIISEEVHQKVKAYYQYLSNRHLEGITSLIPAYTSITIQFDDDLINFSSLSEIIQSIDIHKKENQPLQRIVEIPVCYDTTLGLDLEEVSQQLDVSIDEIIELHTSNLYTVYMLGFSPGFMYLGGLDPRLFIPRKSTPRLKIPAGAVGLADQQTGIYPQATPGGWQIIGQTPLSIFEVNQPPKVKMGDKVKFEIIDLSTFQQLNQNNV, encoded by the coding sequence ATGGAGATCAAACAATTTGGGGAAAGGGCTTTGATCATTCAGTTTGAAAACATCATTTCTGAAGAAGTTCATCAAAAAGTAAAGGCGTATTATCAATATTTATCCAATAGGCATTTGGAGGGTATCACTTCTTTAATCCCTGCCTACACTTCAATTACTATTCAATTTGATGATGATTTAATCAACTTCTCTTCACTTTCTGAAATTATTCAATCCATTGATATTCATAAAAAAGAAAATCAACCACTACAACGTATAGTAGAAATTCCTGTATGTTATGATACTACTTTAGGGTTAGATTTAGAAGAGGTAAGCCAACAACTTGATGTATCCATTGATGAAATTATAGAATTACATACTTCAAATTTATATACCGTTTACATGTTAGGATTTTCGCCCGGCTTTATGTACTTAGGAGGCTTAGACCCTCGTTTATTTATTCCTCGTAAATCTACACCAAGATTAAAAATTCCTGCAGGAGCCGTTGGGTTGGCCGATCAACAAACGGGAATTTACCCACAGGCTACACCTGGAGGCTGGCAAATTATTGGTCAAACTCCTTTATCCATATTTGAAGTCAACCAGCCACCAAAAGTAAAAATGGGTGATAAAGTAAAGTTCGAAATCATCGACTTATCCACATTTCAACAGCTAAACCAGAATAACGTATGA
- the pxpA gene encoding 5-oxoprolinase subunit PxpA — protein sequence MKWFFIYFAQITTITLLKKIDLNADLGEGFPYDEQLLRYVSSCNIACGGHSGDTQSMRSTLLLAQKNNVNIGAHPSYPNRENFGRKVMDIDAKTLLSSLIKQCEDLIKIATELNVKVNYIKPHGALYNKAMNDSSTAQIIIKLIENYNGQFALMGMPNSILETLCKEKNITFIREGFADRRYTANGKLVARSENHAVIHDKEDVWQQVEEIVKNKRVIDENDEFISMPVDSICFHGDTPEALEELQFVFQKLSEENIQIQSIL from the coding sequence TTGAAGTGGTTTTTTATTTACTTTGCACAAATCACAACTATTACGCTATTGAAAAAAATTGATCTTAATGCCGATTTAGGAGAAGGTTTTCCATACGATGAACAACTTCTACGCTATGTTTCCTCTTGTAATATCGCTTGTGGTGGTCATTCAGGTGATACACAAAGCATGAGGTCTACCCTACTTCTTGCTCAAAAAAACAATGTAAATATCGGAGCACATCCTAGCTATCCAAATAGAGAGAATTTCGGAAGAAAAGTAATGGATATTGATGCAAAAACATTACTCTCCTCCCTCATCAAACAATGTGAGGATTTGATAAAAATTGCTACTGAACTAAATGTAAAAGTGAATTATATCAAACCACACGGGGCATTGTATAATAAAGCAATGAATGATAGCTCAACAGCTCAAATCATTATCAAATTGATAGAAAATTACAATGGACAGTTCGCTTTAATGGGTATGCCTAATAGTATTTTGGAAACACTTTGTAAGGAGAAAAACATCACTTTTATAAGAGAAGGATTTGCGGATAGACGCTATACTGCTAATGGAAAATTGGTTGCTAGATCAGAAAATCATGCCGTAATACATGATAAAGAAGATGTTTGGCAACAAGTAGAAGAGATCGTCAAAAACAAAAGAGTAATTGATGAAAATGATGAGTTCATTTCAATGCCTGTCGACAGTATCTGTTTCCACGGAGACACTCCTGAAGCTTTGGAAGAACTTCAATTTGTGTTTCAAAAGTTGTCTGAGGAAAACATTCAAATTCAATCGATTTTATAA
- a CDS encoding DUF5004 domain-containing protein, producing MLKKATTAVLIALTLGLFSCSGNETVSDLLKENHLIYGTWNLKAVESTQKISLIDGDEVTELPDQIVVYENINITMEFKTDKTVETKGTTDIKTLDEDGSTIITLLNQAILGTQNWDFDDEENIIIQGADGLPELMIIDKLTETELEVTSNKVQEINNGYFTQKVEANAHMKLERQ from the coding sequence ATGCTAAAAAAAGCGACTACTGCAGTTTTAATTGCACTTACTTTAGGATTATTCTCTTGTTCTGGAAATGAAACTGTAAGTGACCTTCTCAAAGAAAATCACCTCATTTATGGTACTTGGAACCTGAAAGCTGTTGAAAGCACTCAGAAAATATCCCTTATTGACGGTGATGAAGTAACAGAACTTCCTGATCAAATTGTGGTTTATGAGAATATCAATATCACAATGGAATTTAAAACTGACAAAACAGTAGAAACAAAAGGTACAACTGATATTAAGACCTTAGATGAAGATGGTAGTACAATTATTACTCTCTTAAACCAAGCTATTCTAGGTACTCAAAATTGGGACTTTGACGATGAGGAGAATATTATCATACAAGGTGCTGATGGATTACCTGAGTTAATGATTATTGATAAACTTACAGAAACAGAATTAGAGGTTACTAGTAATAAAGTTCAAGAAATCAACAATGGCTACTTTACACAAAAAGTAGAGGCTAATGCTCATATGAAATTAGAAAGACAGTAA
- a CDS encoding transposase translates to MEENKNQFIKRTQKDYPMSLKLQIVSEVENGQLGLKAAQRKYGIQGNQTVKIWLQKYGNFDWNHKVSAMKKKTPEQELLELKLELETAKKKIKRLEAEAEKADHKSIIFDMMIDLAEKEYKIDIRKNSSPK, encoded by the coding sequence ATGGAAGAAAATAAAAATCAGTTCATTAAACGTACCCAAAAGGATTATCCAATGTCCTTAAAGCTTCAAATTGTCTCGGAAGTTGAAAACGGTCAACTAGGTCTTAAAGCAGCTCAACGTAAATATGGTATTCAAGGGAATCAAACTGTAAAGATTTGGTTACAAAAATATGGTAACTTTGACTGGAACCATAAAGTAAGTGCCATGAAGAAAAAAACACCTGAACAAGAGTTATTAGAGCTTAAACTTGAGTTGGAAACAGCAAAAAAGAAAATCAAACGATTAGAGGCTGAAGCAGAAAAAGCTGACCATAAATCAATTATTTTCGATATGATGATTGATTTGGCTGAAAAGGAATATAAAATTGATATAAGAAAAAACTCTTCACCCAAGTAG
- a CDS encoding Bax inhibitor-1/YccA family protein codes for MRETNYQNFGARRYSDVEISSAQSSFMTKVYGRMSIGLVITALTAMFIANTYEYVQMVAQFRWGLIIAQLGLVFAISGAINRMSSATATVLFILYSALTGATLSSIFYIYDINSIVSTFFITAGTFVGMSVYGMTTKKDLSSWGSLLIMGLFGIIIASIVNIFIGSSGLYWIISIVGVLIFVGLIAYDTQKLKEMSYAMMDGESANKMAILGALSLYLDFINLFLYLLRFFGGSRR; via the coding sequence ATGAGAGAGACAAACTATCAAAATTTCGGAGCACGAAGATATTCTGATGTTGAAATATCTAGTGCGCAGAGTTCATTCATGACCAAAGTATATGGTCGAATGAGTATCGGTCTTGTGATTACTGCCCTTACAGCTATGTTTATTGCCAATACCTATGAATATGTTCAAATGGTGGCACAATTTAGATGGGGATTAATTATCGCACAATTAGGTTTAGTATTTGCAATTAGCGGAGCAATAAATAGAATGTCGTCTGCGACGGCTACAGTTCTATTTATTTTATACTCTGCATTAACAGGAGCTACTTTATCAAGTATCTTCTACATATATGATATTAATTCCATAGTAAGTACATTCTTTATTACTGCAGGTACATTTGTAGGAATGAGTGTTTATGGTATGACTACCAAAAAAGATCTTAGTTCTTGGGGTAGTTTACTAATTATGGGACTATTTGGTATCATCATCGCATCTATCGTAAATATATTTATTGGTAGTAGTGGATTATATTGGATCATTTCTATTGTAGGTGTATTGATATTTGTAGGTTTAATTGCTTACGATACACAAAAATTAAAAGAAATGAGCTATGCAATGATGGATGGAGAATCTGCTAACAAAATGGCTATTCTTGGTGCATTAAGCTTATACTTAGATTTTATCAACTTATTCTTATACTTGCTTCGTTTCTTTGGAGGTAGTAGAAGATAA
- a CDS encoding YggS family pyridoxal phosphate-dependent enzyme yields the protein MSIAENIKSYNQKLDGTDCKLVAVSKTKPNELLQEAYDAGQRIFGENKVQELVEKSETLPKDIQWHMIGHLQRNKVKYIAPFVSLIHSIDSPRLLKEVQKRATQNERIIDVLLQVFIAEEETKFGFDKEELTSFLSSDEFKEMTNVRVIGVMGMATNTSDQNQVRKEFASLKSLFEELKSSFNALDNVALSEISMGMSGDYQIAVEEGSTMIRVGSAIFGARNYGTM from the coding sequence ATGTCTATAGCAGAAAATATAAAATCATATAACCAAAAGCTTGACGGTACAGACTGTAAATTGGTAGCGGTTAGTAAAACCAAACCTAATGAGTTATTGCAAGAAGCTTACGATGCTGGACAACGTATCTTTGGTGAAAATAAAGTGCAAGAACTTGTCGAAAAGAGTGAAACACTTCCAAAAGATATTCAGTGGCACATGATCGGTCACCTACAGAGAAATAAGGTAAAATATATCGCCCCTTTTGTTTCTTTAATTCATTCAATTGATAGTCCTCGACTTTTAAAAGAAGTACAGAAACGTGCAACCCAAAATGAGCGTATTATCGATGTGTTACTTCAAGTATTCATAGCAGAGGAAGAAACAAAGTTCGGTTTTGATAAAGAGGAATTGACATCATTTTTATCTTCTGATGAATTTAAGGAGATGACCAACGTGAGAGTAATTGGAGTGATGGGAATGGCAACAAATACATCTGACCAAAATCAGGTGAGAAAAGAGTTTGCTTCTTTAAAATCACTTTTCGAAGAGTTAAAGAGCTCTTTCAATGCTCTTGATAATGTAGCATTATCAGAAATTTCTATGGGAATGAGTGGCGATTATCAAATTGCTGTAGAAGAAGGAAGTACAATGATAAGAGTGGGAAGTGCCATTTTTGGTGCCCGCAATTATGGTACAATGTAA
- a CDS encoding DUF4199 domain-containing protein, giving the protein MKEQTNTTEKTVKFIRPELFRVGAIFGVIASLLCISYTLLLYGLDLNAFGKWKYIYFPIYGLTFAGAMSYFRIKLNNGRMQGPQGVIIGMTLNLIASTIYGILLQVILSTEKMGREIIERHATELKMMMVEGKTQIIETLGETEYNAQIEKLGQLSADTLAVDQAIGMLMFGVFATFLFMLITKQK; this is encoded by the coding sequence ATGAAAGAACAAACAAATACTACAGAAAAAACTGTAAAATTTATTAGGCCTGAGTTATTCCGTGTAGGAGCTATTTTTGGTGTAATCGCATCTCTTTTATGCATCAGTTATACCTTATTACTTTATGGTTTAGATTTAAATGCCTTTGGTAAATGGAAATACATCTATTTCCCTATTTATGGTTTAACCTTTGCTGGAGCCATGAGCTATTTCAGAATTAAACTGAACAATGGAAGGATGCAAGGACCACAAGGGGTAATTATTGGTATGACCTTAAACCTAATTGCTTCTACAATCTATGGCATTCTTCTTCAGGTGATATTAAGTACCGAAAAAATGGGACGAGAAATCATCGAAAGACATGCAACAGAATTGAAAATGATGATGGTAGAAGGAAAAACTCAAATAATAGAAACATTAGGTGAAACTGAGTATAATGCACAAATAGAGAAATTAGGTCAATTATCTGCTGACACTTTGGCAGTAGATCAAGCAATTGGTATGCTTATGTTTGGTGTATTTGCAACCTTCTTATTTATGTTGATTACAAAACAAAAATAG
- a CDS encoding PP2C family protein-serine/threonine phosphatase: MFSYNSVKRISTIVCIISWVLLLFIGVQEQYLTDEQIPHAPFPSFVKGLILNVWIITTYFNIWIFFQPKERDFQGLLWQIFVVALLSTLLSMGVNILLTWLRDDLEYNLPVLYAIFFHVEFTLLMTLLISTFVTWKKLILFEQTRFTHYTWLLFEIFLGITMVAHFFRIGTIDVYFKIPSIFLTLWILMISVNVRWVPHLNFQQKIQGIFKLGFIILALSYFVASLKFYFYEQSLVSDDIVKNLFPLTLLIFVFVYAASSTLFMLFSLPTSSVFEKKEQEISSFRNLSLAVRDGKKESDVYRVLLNSSLKSIQADAGWIMSNDYEVKVVTGIDEEDVRQVLSDLRNAPYNGGAPLKLNYQPYFRKENANRNYRSILAIPIIVDQQVRDSLILVKRLHNSIDSVMQSTVNTYVAQAGIALFNLDLLSKAVKNEVYKNSMQIAKQTQEALMPKSLEINENIEVYVTWEPAIVVGGDYYDMHRLNDHEVSFIIADVSGKGPKAAFNMAQMKGIYQSLAREESIKPDEFFTKANAALTGCIQRDTFITATYLHVNTDEMKVDFARAGHCPTLYYDTEKQEAQFLENRGLGLGIVRNNSYSKFIHNHEIKYNHGDLMILYTDGITEARSKNGIDEYGYEHMKKIIEEYHELPLKEIANKILEDIYGFMGKKAMDDDFTLLLIRL, translated from the coding sequence ATGTTCAGCTACAATAGCGTAAAAAGAATAAGTACCATTGTCTGTATTATCAGTTGGGTGCTACTTCTTTTCATAGGCGTACAAGAACAATATTTAACGGATGAACAAATTCCTCATGCTCCTTTCCCTTCTTTTGTTAAAGGTTTAATATTAAATGTGTGGATCATTACCACCTATTTTAATATTTGGATCTTTTTTCAACCCAAAGAAAGGGATTTCCAAGGACTGCTCTGGCAAATATTTGTCGTTGCTTTGCTCTCCACCTTACTCTCTATGGGAGTAAATATTCTGTTAACGTGGCTTAGAGACGATTTAGAATACAATCTACCCGTCCTATATGCCATATTTTTCCATGTGGAGTTTACCTTACTGATGACTTTGCTGATCAGTACCTTTGTAACTTGGAAAAAGCTCATCTTGTTTGAACAGACACGCTTTACGCACTATACGTGGCTTTTGTTCGAAATATTTTTAGGTATTACCATGGTGGCTCACTTCTTTAGAATTGGGACCATCGATGTCTATTTTAAAATCCCAAGTATTTTCCTTACGCTATGGATTTTAATGATATCAGTGAATGTAAGATGGGTACCTCACTTAAATTTCCAGCAGAAAATTCAAGGAATATTTAAATTGGGCTTTATCATATTAGCTTTAAGTTATTTTGTTGCCAGTTTAAAATTCTATTTCTACGAGCAATCCTTAGTCTCTGATGATATCGTCAAGAACTTATTCCCGCTAACATTATTAATTTTTGTATTTGTTTACGCAGCCTCTTCTACCTTGTTTATGTTGTTTAGTTTACCAACATCAAGTGTTTTCGAGAAAAAAGAACAAGAAATTTCTAGTTTCAGAAATCTAAGTTTAGCTGTAAGAGACGGGAAAAAAGAATCTGATGTATATAGAGTATTACTCAACAGTTCTTTAAAAAGCATTCAAGCTGATGCTGGATGGATTATGAGTAATGACTACGAAGTAAAAGTTGTTACGGGTATTGACGAGGAGGATGTTAGACAAGTGCTTTCAGATCTAAGAAACGCTCCTTATAATGGAGGTGCACCTCTTAAATTGAACTATCAACCTTATTTCAGAAAAGAGAACGCCAATAGAAATTACCGTTCAATCCTAGCGATACCAATTATTGTAGATCAACAGGTAAGAGATTCTTTGATATTGGTTAAAAGGCTACACAATTCCATCGATTCTGTAATGCAGTCTACGGTGAATACTTATGTGGCTCAAGCAGGAATTGCGCTTTTCAACCTCGATTTACTCTCAAAAGCAGTAAAAAATGAGGTATACAAAAACTCAATGCAAATTGCCAAACAAACGCAAGAAGCATTGATGCCGAAGAGTTTAGAAATCAACGAAAATATAGAAGTTTATGTGACTTGGGAACCTGCAATTGTAGTAGGTGGTGATTATTACGATATGCACCGTCTCAATGACCATGAAGTGAGTTTTATTATTGCCGATGTTTCTGGTAAAGGACCTAAAGCAGCCTTTAATATGGCGCAAATGAAAGGCATTTATCAGTCGTTAGCTAGAGAAGAAAGTATTAAACCTGATGAATTCTTTACAAAAGCCAATGCTGCTTTAACGGGATGTATTCAGAGAGATACTTTCATTACAGCGACTTATCTGCATGTAAATACTGACGAAATGAAAGTGGATTTTGCAAGAGCAGGCCACTGTCCAACTTTATATTACGACACAGAAAAACAAGAAGCTCAATTCTTAGAAAATAGAGGCTTAGGACTTGGTATTGTAAGAAACAACTCTTACAGCAAGTTTATCCATAACCATGAAATCAAATACAATCACGGCGATTTAATGATTTTATATACCGACGGTATTACTGAAGCTAGAAGTAAAAACGGTATCGATGAGTATGGATATGAGCATATGAAAAAAATCATCGAAGAATATCACGAATTACCTTTAAAAGAGATTGCCAATAAAATCTTAGAAGATATTTATGGCTTTATGGGTAAAAAAGCCATGGACGATGATTTTACTCTATTATTAATCAGATTATAA
- a CDS encoding BamA/TamA family outer membrane protein, whose translation MINALLMCWSVDTYAQNDLLLTGLDQYEEDTVGYVRINKISFIGNKKTHPKIITRELDIRDGSLVPKKGIKDYITTERNKVFNTQLFESVDVLVTQQGKDTLNVDFIMVERWYTWPVPLIELADRSFNEWWNNRDADLGRIQYGLDFKQKNMRGRNETLHLLIKLGFSRQFTLGYSFPYIDKKQKTSLSFRTSYKEETTVAYKTEENKFVEYENDTEVQRRSWNGQVNFGKRYGFYDHHNLNFGFTYDKVNDTIAVLNPDFFLDGRTELRYFTMKYTYTRDKRDITSYPLNGYYLQFGLEKVGLGIFDDLNTLNLQWSTWKFWNIKQANRFYYSIGFAGKLGFPELVPYNQMRALGYGNMLVRGYDNYVIEGQNAGVLKNELRLRAFSTSLSFQNIIRSKHIKRVPIDVLVKGYIDTGYARFNGVDPTNARFTNTPLLGYGFGIDFVTFYSSVLKFEYSFNRHGDGGGLYFYYSVDL comes from the coding sequence ATGATCAATGCATTATTAATGTGTTGGTCGGTAGATACTTATGCCCAAAATGATTTACTATTGACTGGGCTAGATCAATATGAAGAAGATACTGTAGGTTATGTTAGAATTAATAAAATATCATTTATTGGTAATAAAAAAACACACCCAAAAATTATTACCAGAGAACTTGATATACGCGATGGGTCATTAGTGCCTAAAAAAGGGATAAAAGACTATATCACCACAGAAAGAAATAAAGTTTTCAACACTCAATTATTCGAATCTGTAGATGTTTTGGTCACACAACAAGGAAAAGATACCTTAAATGTGGACTTTATCATGGTAGAACGTTGGTATACTTGGCCTGTTCCTCTTATTGAGTTAGCAGATAGAAGTTTTAACGAATGGTGGAATAATAGAGATGCTGACCTGGGAAGAATTCAATATGGCCTCGATTTCAAGCAGAAAAACATGAGAGGACGTAATGAAACACTTCATCTATTAATCAAATTAGGGTTCTCAAGACAATTTACATTAGGATATTCCTTTCCTTATATTGATAAAAAACAAAAGACGAGTTTATCCTTCAGAACGAGCTACAAAGAGGAAACTACTGTAGCCTATAAAACTGAAGAGAATAAATTCGTGGAATACGAAAACGATACTGAAGTACAAAGACGTTCTTGGAATGGACAGGTAAACTTTGGTAAACGATACGGTTTTTACGATCATCATAACCTTAATTTTGGTTTCACTTACGATAAAGTAAATGATACTATTGCCGTATTAAATCCAGATTTCTTCCTTGATGGCCGAACAGAGTTGAGGTATTTCACTATGAAATATACCTACACTCGAGATAAAAGGGATATTACTAGCTATCCTCTGAACGGATACTACTTACAATTCGGATTAGAAAAAGTGGGTCTAGGCATTTTTGATGATCTTAATACTTTGAATCTTCAATGGTCAACTTGGAAATTTTGGAATATTAAACAAGCCAATCGATTCTATTACTCTATTGGATTTGCAGGTAAATTAGGGTTCCCTGAATTAGTGCCTTATAATCAAATGCGTGCTTTAGGATATGGAAATATGTTAGTGAGAGGATACGATAATTATGTTATTGAAGGTCAGAATGCAGGTGTTTTAAAGAATGAACTTCGATTAAGAGCATTCTCTACTTCATTGAGTTTTCAGAATATCATCCGATCAAAACATATAAAAAGAGTACCTATAGATGTTTTAGTGAAAGGTTACATTGATACAGGTTATGCTCGTTTCAATGGAGTAGATCCCACAAATGCTCGATTTACAAATACACCACTATTAGGTTATGGATTTGGTATCGACTTTGTCACTTTTTACAGTTCAGTGCTTAAGTTTGAATATTCATTTAATCGTCACGGAGACGGAGGAGGATTGTATTTCTATTATTCAGTAGACTTATAA
- a CDS encoding ArsR/SmtB family transcription factor yields the protein MEYDKAEKAAFILKTIAHPVRLRILELLDCNNRLSVSEICEKLNCEQSLTSHHLSNMKLKGILSSQREGKNIFYSLKEKAVLNIMSCLEDCECNMG from the coding sequence ATGGAATACGATAAGGCAGAAAAGGCAGCTTTTATTTTAAAAACAATTGCCCATCCCGTAAGACTTAGAATACTAGAACTATTAGATTGTAATAATCGATTGTCTGTAAGTGAGATTTGTGAAAAGTTGAACTGTGAGCAATCACTTACTTCACATCATCTTTCTAATATGAAATTGAAGGGTATTTTATCTTCTCAAAGAGAAGGAAAGAACATTTTCTACTCTTTAAAAGAAAAGGCGGTGTTGAACATCATGTCTTGTTTAGAGGACTGTGAGTGCAATATGGGCTAA
- a CDS encoding DUF2851 family protein, translating into MREDFLHFVWQYKYFQQSDIYTTQGESITIKFPGYHNHNAGPDFLDAVIVINAIEWHGHVEIHHKASEWYQHHHENDLKYDNVILHVVYENDVDVFHQDKTTIPSLVLNGILKTNILINYEHLLHTNHSISCKENIDDVPRIKRMQMLDRVLVDRIERKAQFILSLLDEKERDWEETTYSFFAQYLGMKVNNTPLKQLSDIIPAKLLRLNAHLPITNEALLFGAAGFLQSTSNDLYEQKLYKEFRFLQHKYNLGDKEMKQHQWNFLRLRPANFPSIRIAQLSRIMTEIPHLCSAFLHVQNKVSFYRLMDIPTSSYWNSHYRFGVESKSKHEKHIGKKTLDSILINVIVPLQFAYGIDKGNDQYKEKAIDLLESITAEHNKITKVFKQLGLNIRSALDSQAFIELYNNYCADKKCMECGIGHHVLNQKTTLKVKEIEKHS; encoded by the coding sequence ATGCGCGAAGACTTTTTACATTTTGTATGGCAATACAAATATTTCCAACAATCTGACATATACACCACTCAAGGTGAATCTATTACCATTAAATTTCCCGGTTACCATAACCATAATGCTGGTCCCGATTTTTTGGATGCAGTCATTGTCATCAACGCTATAGAATGGCATGGTCATGTCGAAATTCATCATAAGGCTTCTGAATGGTATCAACATCATCATGAAAATGACTTGAAATATGACAATGTTATTCTTCATGTAGTCTATGAAAATGATGTTGATGTATTTCATCAAGATAAAACTACTATCCCTTCTTTAGTTCTGAATGGAATTTTGAAGACCAATATTTTAATCAATTACGAACACCTTTTACATACTAATCATTCTATCTCATGTAAAGAAAATATTGATGATGTCCCTAGAATAAAGCGAATGCAGATGTTGGACAGAGTGTTAGTGGATAGAATAGAAAGGAAAGCTCAGTTTATTTTATCATTACTTGATGAAAAAGAAAGAGATTGGGAAGAAACCACTTATAGTTTCTTTGCTCAATATTTAGGAATGAAAGTCAACAACACACCCCTAAAGCAATTATCTGATATTATCCCTGCCAAATTATTACGATTAAACGCTCACTTACCAATTACCAACGAAGCACTTCTTTTTGGGGCAGCAGGTTTTCTTCAATCCACATCAAATGATCTTTACGAGCAGAAATTGTACAAAGAGTTTCGATTTCTTCAGCATAAATACAATTTGGGAGATAAAGAGATGAAACAACATCAATGGAATTTTTTAAGACTTCGGCCTGCTAACTTCCCTAGTATCAGAATTGCTCAATTAAGCAGAATCATGACAGAAATACCTCATTTATGTTCTGCTTTTTTACATGTTCAAAATAAAGTTTCATTTTATAGATTAATGGATATCCCAACTTCCTCCTATTGGAATTCGCATTATCGGTTTGGGGTAGAATCAAAGTCAAAACACGAGAAACATATAGGAAAAAAGACTTTAGACTCTATACTGATTAATGTAATAGTACCTCTACAATTTGCTTATGGAATCGACAAAGGGAACGATCAATACAAAGAAAAAGCAATTGATTTATTAGAATCTATCACCGCTGAACACAATAAGATCACCAAAGTTTTTAAACAACTTGGGCTAAACATACGGTCAGCGTTAGATTCTCAAGCGTTTATAGAATTATATAATAACTATTGTGCAGATAAAAAATGCATGGAATGTGGAATTGGACATCATGTTTTGAATCAGAAAACCACATTAAAAGTGAAAGAAATTGAAAAACATTCATAA